One stretch of Chryseobacterium indologenes DNA includes these proteins:
- a CDS encoding DUF3817 domain-containing protein translates to MDFIEKFFSKYSQEKIIKWFKQICLAEAISCILLYCVAMIWIRYDENLYSIIFISVIGSLHGLFFTLYLLLCLPARKIYKWDDEDFVFALLAAFFPFATVWVDKKLAKFDRE, encoded by the coding sequence ATGGACTTCATCGAAAAATTTTTCTCAAAATATTCTCAGGAAAAAATCATCAAATGGTTTAAACAGATTTGTCTGGCAGAGGCTATTTCATGTATTTTATTGTACTGTGTTGCGATGATCTGGATTCGGTATGATGAAAACCTGTATTCTATTATTTTCATCAGCGTTATTGGTAGTTTACACGGACTATTTTTTACACTTTATCTTTTACTTTGTCTCCCTGCAAGAAAAATTTACAAGTGGGATGATGAAGATTTTGTCTTCGCTCTATTGGCCGCATTTTTCCCCTTTGCTACGGTATGGGTAGATAAAAAACTGGCTAAATTCGATAGAGAATAA
- the nadD gene encoding nicotinate (nicotinamide) nucleotide adenylyltransferase yields the protein MKKIGLFFGSFNPIHIGHLILANYILENSDMDELWFVVSPQNPFKDKKSLLKDHNRLDMVQLAVRNYPNMRASNVEFSLPKPSYTIDTLTYLHEKHPDYSFSLIMGEDNLDSLHKWKNADALIKNHHIIVYPRVFEGEKKDSEYLQHENISLIKAPVIELSATEIRTMIKEGKNVRPMLPPEVFEYLDGSNFYK from the coding sequence ATGAAAAAAATTGGTCTATTTTTTGGGTCCTTTAACCCGATCCATATCGGACATCTTATTCTGGCTAATTATATTTTAGAAAATTCAGATATGGATGAGCTTTGGTTTGTTGTAAGTCCGCAAAATCCTTTCAAAGACAAAAAATCTTTATTGAAAGACCACAACCGGTTGGATATGGTACAACTGGCGGTGAGGAACTATCCTAATATGCGCGCCTCCAATGTGGAGTTTTCTCTTCCAAAACCAAGCTATACTATTGATACTCTCACTTATCTTCATGAGAAACATCCTGATTATTCTTTCAGTCTGATTATGGGTGAAGATAACCTGGACAGTCTGCACAAATGGAAAAATGCTGATGCTCTGATCAAAAATCATCATATCATCGTTTATCCAAGAGTATTTGAAGGAGAAAAGAAAGATTCTGAATATCTTCAACATGAAAATATCTCTCTGATAAAAGCTCCTGTCATTGAACTTTCTGCTACAGAAATCCGTACTATGATCAAAGAAGGAAAGAATGTAAGACCTATGCTGCCCCCTGAGGTTTTTGAGTATTTGGATGGAAGTAACTTTTATAAATAA
- the recJ gene encoding single-stranded-DNA-specific exonuclease RecJ — protein MSQKWIYKPEPDEEIVDGLSSSLGFGTFESKLLVLRGIDNYQKAREFFKPNLNDIHSPFLMADMQKAVERIATAIENGEKILVYGDYDVDGTTAVALMYLYLSKIVEKKYLDYYIPDRNSEGYGISTEGIDFAKENGFSLIIALDCGIKALDMINYASDLGIDFIICDHHLPGEEIPNAAAVLDPKRSDCRYPFKELSGCGVGFKLCQGLNTIYKLPDAELFELTDLLAISIAADIVSMTGENRVLAKMGLKTLRKTRNLGLRLLIPEDKLSHFEISNIVFEIAPKINAAGRISHGKAAVELMVSENLKHANQIVSDIMNLNDERRELDMNSTLSALNQIIESQQETKHTTIVYHPEWNKGVIGIVASRLIETYYKPTLVFTDGNNGEMVASARSVSDFDVHEALDMCSEYFLKFGGHHAAAGLSMEKDKFEDFKIKFEKIVSEKIKEHQKEPSITIDSEIKIDDINREFINFHRKLAPFGPQNMKPIFTLSDQRLSGYVKTMGKDNNHLKFYIKQEATGRNIECVGFKLGQFVEDFKNKNFDLAFTLEENHWKGNVTHYLNIKDVKFRD, from the coding sequence ATGAGTCAAAAATGGATTTACAAGCCCGAACCCGATGAGGAAATTGTGGACGGACTAAGTTCGTCACTTGGTTTTGGTACTTTTGAATCTAAACTTCTCGTTCTAAGAGGAATTGACAATTATCAAAAGGCCAGAGAATTTTTCAAACCAAACCTTAATGATATACACAGTCCATTTTTAATGGCAGACATGCAAAAAGCTGTAGAGCGTATTGCCACTGCGATTGAAAATGGCGAAAAAATATTGGTATATGGTGATTATGATGTAGATGGAACTACAGCAGTTGCTTTAATGTACCTTTACCTCAGCAAAATTGTTGAGAAAAAATACCTGGATTATTATATTCCGGACAGAAATTCTGAAGGATATGGAATTTCTACAGAGGGAATTGATTTTGCCAAAGAGAATGGTTTTTCATTAATCATTGCCTTAGACTGCGGTATTAAGGCTCTGGATATGATTAATTACGCCTCAGACCTGGGGATAGATTTTATTATCTGCGACCATCACCTTCCTGGTGAAGAGATTCCTAATGCTGCTGCGGTGTTAGATCCTAAAAGAAGTGACTGCCGATATCCATTTAAGGAGCTTTCCGGATGTGGTGTAGGTTTTAAGCTTTGTCAGGGACTGAATACCATCTATAAGCTTCCGGATGCTGAATTATTTGAACTTACAGATCTTTTGGCTATATCCATCGCTGCTGATATTGTATCGATGACCGGAGAAAACAGAGTTCTTGCCAAAATGGGGCTTAAAACTCTCCGAAAAACAAGAAATCTTGGATTAAGGCTATTGATCCCGGAGGATAAGCTGTCTCATTTTGAAATTTCAAATATTGTTTTTGAAATTGCCCCTAAAATAAATGCTGCAGGAAGAATTTCCCATGGAAAAGCGGCTGTAGAACTTATGGTTTCCGAAAACCTGAAACATGCCAACCAGATCGTGAGTGATATCATGAACCTCAACGATGAAAGACGCGAGCTGGATATGAACTCTACCCTTTCGGCACTGAACCAGATTATAGAATCTCAACAGGAAACAAAACATACTACTATTGTTTATCACCCTGAATGGAATAAAGGAGTCATTGGGATTGTGGCATCAAGACTTATTGAAACCTATTATAAACCTACATTGGTATTTACAGATGGAAATAATGGTGAAATGGTAGCTTCAGCAAGATCTGTTTCTGACTTTGATGTTCATGAAGCTCTTGATATGTGCTCGGAATACTTTCTTAAGTTCGGAGGTCACCATGCTGCTGCCGGGCTTTCAATGGAGAAGGATAAGTTTGAAGATTTCAAAATTAAATTTGAAAAAATTGTTTCTGAAAAAATTAAGGAACATCAAAAAGAACCTTCCATAACTATTGATTCTGAAATTAAAATTGATGATATCAACAGAGAATTCATCAATTTCCACAGAAAACTGGCTCCTTTCGGACCCCAAAATATGAAGCCTATTTTCACCCTTTCTGATCAAAGACTTTCAGGGTATGTAAAAACAATGGGTAAAGATAACAATCACCTGAAGTTTTATATCAAACAGGAAGCTACGGGAAGAAATATTGAATGTGTGGGTTTCAAACTTGGGCAGTTTGTGGAAGATTTTAAAAATAAAAATTTTGATTTAGCTTTTACTCTGGAAGAAAATCATTGGAAAGGCAATGTAACTCATTATCTTAATATAAAAGATGTAAAGTTTAGGGATTAG
- a CDS encoding M48 family metallopeptidase — protein sequence MKKIIVCLTFLGAMNSMNAQFNLGKAAGVVTKGAKALTFTNEDAIKLSKESVDWMDKNNPVAGPKDPYTVRLNKLFGKHKSQDGLNLNYKVYKVKDINAFACADGSVRVFSSLMDIMTDNELLAVIGHEIGHVKNQDTKDAMKSAYLKAAALDAASSASGAVATLNDSQIGKMANAFLDASHSKKQESEADTYSYDFMKTNKYDVVGAYTAFKKLALLSEGSTQSGFEKMFNSHPDSEKRAQAVKKRAEKDGLWKDPGTVAIPTTKLTK from the coding sequence ATGAAAAAAATTATCGTATGCCTTACTTTTTTAGGCGCAATGAACTCGATGAATGCACAATTTAATCTCGGAAAAGCTGCAGGGGTTGTTACAAAGGGTGCAAAAGCTTTAACGTTTACGAACGAAGATGCTATTAAACTATCCAAGGAATCTGTAGACTGGATGGATAAAAACAATCCTGTAGCAGGACCAAAAGATCCATATACCGTAAGATTGAATAAACTGTTTGGAAAACATAAATCACAAGACGGTCTGAACCTGAATTATAAAGTATATAAAGTAAAAGACATCAATGCTTTTGCTTGTGCAGATGGAAGTGTACGTGTATTTTCGTCCTTGATGGATATTATGACAGACAACGAATTATTGGCTGTCATTGGTCATGAAATCGGTCACGTAAAAAACCAGGATACAAAAGACGCTATGAAATCTGCTTATTTAAAAGCAGCAGCACTAGATGCCGCATCATCTGCTTCCGGAGCAGTAGCGACTCTTAATGACAGCCAGATAGGGAAAATGGCCAATGCTTTTCTAGATGCCTCCCACAGTAAAAAGCAGGAATCTGAAGCAGATACTTATTCTTATGATTTTATGAAAACTAATAAATATGATGTAGTAGGTGCTTATACCGCTTTCAAAAAATTAGCTTTATTATCAGAAGGTAGTACACAATCCGGTTTTGAAAAAATGTTCAACTCTCACCCGGACAGTGAAAAAAGAGCACAGGCTGTTAAAAAGAGAGCCGAAAAAGACGGATTATGGAAAGATCCGGGAACAGTGGCTATTCCAACAACGAAACTTACAAAATAA
- a CDS encoding ABC-F family ATP-binding cassette domain-containing protein: MLTVSNLSLQFGKRVLFDEVNIMFTKGNCYGIIGANGAGKSTFLKILTGKQDPTTGHVSLEPGKRMSVLEQDHFAYDQYTVLEAVLRGNKKLFEIKEEMDALYAKEDFSDEDGIKAGELGVIYDEMGGWTAESDAQTMLSNVGITDDMHWQLMSELENKDKVKVLLAQALFGNPDVLILDEPTNDLDIDTISWLEDFLADYENTVIVVSHDRHFLDTVCTHIGDLDYSKLNLYTGNYSFWYQASQLATRQRAQANKKAEEKKKELQDFIARFSSNVAKAKQATARKKMIDKLNIDDIKPSSRRYPAIIFEMEREAGDQILDVKGLEKTKDGELLFSNIDLNLKKGDKVAVLSKNSLAITEFFEILAGNVEADKGSVAWGVTTNQSHMPLDNTNFFQEDLSLVDWLRQFTKNDEERHEEFVRGFLGRMLFSGDEALKSCKVLSGGEKMRCMFSRMMLQKANVLLLDEPTNHLDLESITTLNNSLSNFKGNLLLASHDHEMLSTVCNRIIELTPNGIIDREMTYDEYLADKKVKELREKMYS; the protein is encoded by the coding sequence ATGTTAACAGTATCTAACTTATCTTTACAATTCGGGAAAAGAGTTCTTTTTGACGAGGTAAATATTATGTTTACCAAAGGAAACTGCTACGGGATCATCGGAGCAAACGGCGCGGGAAAGTCTACATTCCTTAAAATATTAACAGGAAAGCAAGATCCTACAACAGGTCACGTATCTCTGGAACCAGGGAAAAGAATGTCAGTTTTAGAGCAGGATCACTTTGCTTATGATCAGTATACTGTTCTTGAAGCTGTATTAAGAGGTAATAAAAAATTATTTGAGATAAAGGAGGAAATGGATGCGTTATACGCAAAAGAAGATTTCTCCGATGAAGACGGTATTAAAGCAGGTGAACTAGGTGTAATCTATGATGAAATGGGTGGATGGACTGCAGAATCTGATGCACAAACCATGCTTTCTAATGTAGGAATCACTGATGATATGCACTGGCAATTGATGAGTGAACTTGAGAACAAAGACAAAGTAAAGGTTCTTTTGGCTCAGGCACTTTTCGGAAATCCTGATGTACTGATCCTGGATGAGCCTACCAATGACCTTGATATTGATACCATCTCTTGGTTAGAAGATTTCCTTGCTGATTATGAAAACACAGTAATTGTAGTATCTCACGACCGTCACTTCTTGGATACCGTTTGTACGCACATTGGTGACTTAGATTACTCTAAGCTTAACCTTTACACAGGTAACTACTCTTTCTGGTACCAGGCGTCTCAATTAGCGACAAGACAAAGAGCTCAGGCTAACAAGAAAGCTGAAGAGAAGAAAAAAGAACTTCAGGACTTCATTGCCAGATTCAGCTCTAACGTTGCTAAGGCTAAACAGGCTACTGCAAGAAAGAAAATGATCGACAAATTAAATATTGACGATATTAAGCCTTCTTCCAGAAGATATCCGGCAATTATTTTCGAAATGGAAAGAGAAGCTGGAGATCAGATTCTTGATGTAAAAGGTCTTGAAAAAACAAAAGACGGAGAATTATTGTTCTCTAACATTGATTTAAATCTTAAAAAAGGAGATAAGGTAGCAGTACTTTCTAAAAACTCTTTAGCGATCACAGAATTCTTCGAAATTTTAGCAGGAAATGTTGAAGCAGACAAAGGATCTGTAGCTTGGGGAGTTACAACCAACCAATCTCACATGCCTTTAGATAATACTAATTTCTTCCAGGAAGATTTAAGTTTAGTGGACTGGTTGAGACAATTCACTAAAAATGATGAGGAGCGTCACGAAGAATTTGTAAGAGGATTCTTAGGAAGAATGTTATTCTCTGGTGATGAGGCTTTAAAGTCATGTAAAGTTCTTTCCGGAGGTGAAAAAATGAGATGTATGTTCAGTAGAATGATGCTTCAGAAAGCTAACGTTCTTTTATTAGACGAACCTACCAACCACTTAGACCTTGAAAGTATCACGACATTGAACAACTCATTGTCTAACTTCAAAGGAAATCTTTTATTAGCATCTCATGACCACGAAATGCTGTCAACTGTCTGTAACAGAATCATCGAATTGACTCCTAACGGAATCATCGACAGAGAAATGACTTACGACGAATATCTTGCTGATAAAAAAGTAAAGGAATTAAGAGAAAAAATGTATTCTTAA
- the smpB gene encoding SsrA-binding protein SmpB, translating into MKIEKTVSILNKRARFEYEILEEYEAGMVLTGTEIKSLRSSKASITESFCQFIDGELYIINMMIDEYKLGTFYNHKTKRERKLLLHKKELQKLEKKLKDAGNTIIPLKLYITDRGKAKVLIALGRGKKLFDKREAIKDRENKRNLDRILKKS; encoded by the coding sequence ATGAAGATTGAGAAAACAGTTAGTATATTAAATAAAAGAGCCCGCTTTGAATATGAAATTCTTGAAGAATATGAAGCCGGGATGGTTTTGACGGGCACAGAAATAAAATCTTTACGTTCTTCTAAAGCATCAATCACAGAATCGTTCTGTCAGTTTATTGATGGGGAGTTGTACATCATTAACATGATGATTGATGAGTATAAATTGGGGACTTTTTACAACCACAAAACAAAAAGGGAACGGAAATTGCTCTTGCACAAAAAAGAATTGCAAAAACTTGAAAAAAAGTTAAAGGATGCAGGAAACACGATTATACCTTTGAAATTATATATCACTGATCGAGGTAAAGCAAAGGTGCTGATAGCGCTGGGTAGAGGGAAAAAGCTTTTCGATAAAAGGGAGGCCATTAAAGATAGAGAAAATAAGCGGAACCTGGACAGAATATTAAAGAAAAGTTAA
- a CDS encoding OmpA family protein, with translation MKNLKLGISALALTVASTVFAQTTNNPWLIGVGAHAENHVAARAGFSNTFSAKNLTKNLFNMNSYSITPPLSKLTVARNVGKGLVIDWQTSVGNVENKRFNMGKEFFLMTGIGFQAKAAGLLWNEESWFDPYLRVGANYLRHDYTGQAFPQNGLDANGNVLDYAVKNGKDGNENGKANHFAVSTGAGANFWVTKNFGLGIQGDYVSTPGDKSTVANFWQASASILFRFGNRDRDKDGILDKDDLCPDTPGLPEFQGCPDTDGDGVPDKDDQCPDVAGPVENNGCPWPDTDGDGVIDKDDACPTVAGPAENKGCPWPDTDGDGILDKDDACPTVPGLPEYNGCPKPKTVTAKDVETKLGSVFFDFNKATIKTESKPALDQAAEIIKKDGGHYLLEGRTDAKGAAAYNLKLSRERAASVVAALDARGVETNALKSIGVGAAKATIPAKATDAERQVDRKVVVTAIEDDAQWNALKKRDYDDPTPVKVKKATKKGGKKAPAKKVVKKKK, from the coding sequence ATGAAAAATCTAAAATTAGGAATTTCAGCATTGGCGCTTACTGTTGCTTCTACTGTTTTCGCACAGACTACCAACAATCCGTGGTTAATCGGAGTTGGTGCTCACGCAGAAAACCATGTAGCTGCACGTGCAGGTTTCAGTAATACGTTCTCTGCGAAAAATTTAACAAAGAATCTGTTCAATATGAACAGCTATTCTATTACACCTCCATTATCTAAGTTAACAGTTGCTAGAAACGTTGGTAAAGGTTTAGTTATTGACTGGCAAACTTCTGTTGGAAATGTTGAAAACAAAAGATTCAACATGGGGAAAGAATTTTTCCTAATGACAGGTATTGGTTTCCAGGCTAAAGCTGCAGGTCTTTTATGGAACGAAGAATCTTGGTTTGATCCATATTTAAGAGTTGGTGCTAACTATCTAAGACATGACTATACAGGTCAAGCTTTCCCTCAGAATGGTCTTGATGCTAATGGTAATGTATTAGATTATGCTGTGAAAAACGGAAAAGATGGTAACGAGAATGGTAAAGCTAATCACTTTGCTGTATCTACAGGTGCTGGTGCTAACTTCTGGGTAACTAAAAACTTCGGTCTTGGTATCCAAGGAGATTATGTATCAACTCCAGGTGATAAATCTACTGTTGCTAACTTCTGGCAAGCTTCTGCTTCTATCTTATTCAGATTTGGAAACAGAGACAGAGATAAGGATGGTATCCTAGATAAAGACGATCTTTGTCCAGATACTCCAGGTTTACCAGAGTTCCAAGGATGTCCTGATACTGACGGTGACGGAGTTCCAGATAAAGACGATCAATGTCCAGATGTAGCTGGTCCAGTTGAAAACAACGGTTGTCCTTGGCCAGATACAGACGGTGATGGTGTTATCGACAAAGATGATGCTTGTCCTACTGTTGCAGGTCCTGCTGAAAACAAAGGTTGTCCTTGGCCAGATACAGACGGTGACGGTATCTTAGATAAAGATGATGCTTGTCCTACTGTTCCAGGTCTTCCAGAATACAACGGATGTCCTAAACCTAAGACTGTAACTGCTAAAGATGTTGAAACTAAATTAGGAAGCGTATTCTTCGATTTCAATAAGGCTACAATCAAGACTGAATCTAAACCAGCTCTAGATCAAGCTGCTGAAATTATTAAGAAGGATGGTGGTCACTATCTATTAGAAGGTAGAACTGATGCTAAAGGTGCTGCTGCTTACAACTTGAAATTATCTAGAGAAAGAGCTGCTTCTGTAGTTGCTGCTTTAGATGCAAGAGGTGTTGAAACTAACGCTCTTAAATCAATTGGTGTAGGTGCTGCTAAAGCTACAATTCCTGCTAAAGCTACTGATGCTGAAAGACAAGTAGACAGAAAAGTTGTTGTAACTGCTATTGAAGATGATGCTCAATGGAATGCTCTTAAGAAAAGAGATTACGATGATCCAACTCCAGTAAAAGTTAAAAAAGCTACTAAAAAAGGAGGTAAAAAAGCTCCTGCTAAAAAAGTAGTTAAAAAGAAAAAATAA
- a CDS encoding YebC/PmpR family DNA-binding transcriptional regulator, which produces MGRAFEYRKASKMARWDKMAKTFSKIGKDIALAVKAGGTDPEANPALRRCIQNAKGANMPKDNVERAIKKASGADAENYEEVTYEGYGQGGVAFFVECTTNNTTRTVANVRAIFNKFDGNLGKNGELAFIFDRKGIFTIDLAQVKMDWDDFEMEMIDGGAEDVEKDEEEVMITTAFEDFGSLSHKLDELGIEAKSAELQRIPNNTKEVSEEQFKANMKMLERFEDDDDVQNVYHNMEITEELMNSL; this is translated from the coding sequence ATGGGAAGAGCATTTGAATATAGAAAAGCTTCTAAAATGGCCAGATGGGATAAAATGGCCAAAACATTCTCTAAAATAGGTAAAGATATTGCATTAGCAGTAAAAGCTGGAGGAACAGATCCTGAAGCTAACCCGGCATTGAGAAGGTGTATCCAAAACGCTAAAGGGGCAAACATGCCTAAGGATAACGTAGAAAGAGCAATTAAAAAAGCGAGCGGTGCAGATGCTGAAAACTATGAAGAAGTTACTTATGAAGGATACGGACAGGGAGGAGTTGCTTTCTTTGTAGAATGTACTACAAACAATACAACCAGAACTGTAGCCAATGTAAGAGCTATTTTCAACAAATTTGACGGAAACTTAGGTAAAAATGGTGAGCTTGCCTTTATCTTTGACAGAAAGGGGATTTTTACAATCGATTTAGCACAGGTAAAAATGGACTGGGATGACTTCGAAATGGAAATGATCGATGGAGGAGCTGAAGATGTAGAAAAAGACGAAGAGGAAGTAATGATCACTACTGCTTTTGAAGATTTCGGTTCTTTATCTCACAAATTAGATGAACTTGGAATTGAAGCAAAGAGTGCAGAATTACAAAGAATTCCAAATAATACAAAAGAAGTAAGCGAAGAGCAGTTCAAAGCGAATATGAAGATGCTTGAACGTTTTGAGGATGATGATGACGTACAGAACGTTTACCACAATATGGAAATTACTGAAGAGCTGATGAACTCTTTATAA
- a CDS encoding UDP-2,3-diacylglucosamine diphosphatase encodes MKRNVELVVISDVHLGTYGCKAKELLRYLNSIQPKTLVLNGDIIDIWQFKKSYFPKPHLKVIRKILSFATKNTDVYYITGNHDEMFRKFTDFELGKLKVCNKICLTIDQKKTWIFHGDVFDASVQHSKWIAKLGGKGYDLLIIINNIVNWFLEKMGKEKYSFSKKIKNNVKKAVKYIGDFELTASELAIDNHYDYVVCGHIHQPQIREVVNKKGSCTYLNSGDWIENLSALEYNDQEWKIFYYDEHKHLLKDDEIEEIQEMDNSELLKIVTNFT; translated from the coding sequence ATGAAAAGAAACGTAGAGTTAGTTGTCATATCGGATGTTCATTTGGGAACTTATGGATGTAAGGCTAAGGAATTGCTGAGATACCTCAATTCTATCCAGCCTAAAACTTTGGTTTTGAATGGCGATATTATTGATATCTGGCAATTCAAAAAGTCTTACTTCCCTAAACCTCATCTGAAAGTGATCAGAAAGATCCTTTCATTTGCCACCAAGAATACAGATGTCTATTATATCACAGGCAATCACGATGAAATGTTCCGTAAGTTTACCGATTTTGAATTGGGAAAACTTAAAGTCTGTAATAAAATTTGCCTAACGATTGACCAAAAGAAAACCTGGATCTTTCATGGTGATGTTTTCGATGCATCAGTTCAACATTCAAAATGGATCGCTAAATTGGGAGGGAAAGGATATGATCTCTTAATTATTATCAACAATATAGTAAATTGGTTTTTGGAGAAAATGGGTAAAGAAAAATATTCATTTTCTAAAAAAATTAAAAACAATGTAAAGAAAGCGGTAAAATACATTGGCGACTTTGAGCTCACTGCTTCTGAGCTGGCGATTGATAATCACTATGATTATGTAGTTTGTGGGCATATTCATCAGCCACAGATTAGAGAAGTTGTCAATAAAAAAGGCTCTTGCACCTATCTGAATTCAGGAGATTGGATTGAAAATCTTTCTGCGCTAGAATATAATGATCAGGAATGGAAGATCTTTTACTATGACGAACACAAACATTTGTTGAAAGATGATGAAATTGAGGAAATCCAGGAGATGGATAACTCTGAGCTTTTAAAAATCGTAACCAATTTCACATAA
- a CDS encoding glycosyltransferase family protein, with the protein MKILYAFQGTGNGHVARAQEIIPILKKYASVDTLISGHQSQLKADFDIDFQYRGISLLYNKTGGLSYRKTFSENKFIDAAKTIRDLELSQYDLIINDYEPLTGWASKLKKLPMIELSHQASMSFSETPKPQKKDFLGEMILKYYVPSERKIGFHFENYHPQIKKPVIRRKIRNLNPYKRGYYLVYLPSFADENIIKVLRKIPVEWKIFSKYSKVQVKVKNVEVFPIDEIQYLKYFEGCEGILCNAGFETPAEALFMDKKLFVIPIHNQYEQECNACALDKMGIPNAKVLNLQDIMEWVASDHHLKVDYPDNIEDILVKDVLVL; encoded by the coding sequence ATGAAAATTTTGTATGCATTTCAGGGTACCGGCAATGGACATGTGGCTAGGGCGCAGGAGATTATTCCGATACTCAAAAAGTATGCTTCGGTGGATACGCTCATCAGTGGTCATCAATCCCAATTAAAGGCTGATTTTGACATTGATTTTCAATATAGAGGTATTTCCCTTCTTTATAACAAAACAGGAGGTTTATCCTACAGGAAAACATTTTCTGAAAATAAATTTATTGATGCAGCAAAGACAATAAGAGATTTGGAGCTTTCCCAATATGATCTCATCATTAATGATTATGAGCCTTTGACAGGCTGGGCTTCGAAATTAAAGAAATTACCAATGATTGAGCTTAGCCACCAGGCTTCCATGAGTTTTTCGGAAACCCCTAAGCCTCAAAAAAAAGATTTCCTGGGGGAAATGATTTTAAAATATTATGTTCCCAGCGAAAGGAAAATCGGTTTCCATTTTGAAAATTATCATCCACAGATCAAAAAACCGGTCATTCGAAGAAAGATCAGAAATCTGAATCCTTATAAGAGAGGCTATTATCTTGTTTATCTTCCAAGCTTTGCTGATGAAAATATCATTAAGGTTCTAAGAAAAATTCCGGTAGAATGGAAAATATTCTCAAAATACAGTAAAGTACAGGTTAAAGTAAAAAATGTTGAAGTATTTCCTATTGATGAAATCCAATACCTGAAATACTTTGAAGGTTGTGAAGGAATCCTTTGCAATGCAGGTTTCGAAACTCCTGCTGAAGCTCTGTTCATGGATAAAAAATTATTTGTCATCCCAATTCATAATCAATATGAACAGGAATGTAATGCTTGTGCTCTGGATAAAATGGGAATTCCTAATGCTAAGGTTTTAAATCTGCAGGATATTATGGAGTGGGTAGCTTCGGATCATCATCTTAAAGTAGATTATCCTGATAATATTGAGGATATCCTGGTAAAAGATGTTTTAGTTCTTTAA
- a CDS encoding GNAT family N-acetyltransferase, which translates to MKFENNRSGNGGVLTLNNEIKEVGRLTYTIFPEDHKFIISFVLVHPEFEGRGMGKYLVEEAIKFARENNWKVYPHCSYARAVMMRMNDVDDIFLKN; encoded by the coding sequence ATGAAATTTGAAAACAATAGATCCGGCAACGGTGGAGTTCTTACCCTGAATAATGAAATAAAAGAAGTAGGCAGATTAACCTATACCATTTTTCCTGAGGATCATAAATTCATTATTTCTTTTGTCCTGGTCCATCCTGAATTTGAAGGACGAGGAATGGGAAAATATCTCGTAGAAGAAGCTATCAAATTTGCAAGGGAAAATAACTGGAAAGTGTATCCTCACTGTTCTTATGCCAGAGCCGTCATGATGAGAATGAATGATGTGGATGATATTTTCTTAAAGAACTAA